TTATTTGATACCTCCAGGTTATGCTGTTTTTAGTAATGGAAAGAATGAATGattcctttcctttcctttccgTCTCTAGCTTAAAATATATACTAGTTGTTTAGACAGTTGATGAATATGCAAATGCtagaaattattttcttgtcATTTGATTACCAACAGATGTTGATCATCTTTTGGGCTTGATCTTTGAATAGTTAACACAATGTCTGGCTAACAATTTAAGTTCAATCCCTAATCAGCAATTGAAACTTTTCTGACCTTGACATTATGCGTCTTGACAGGAATTTTATCTTTAGGACTTGTTCACTACCATCAAACATCACACGAAGTTCACTCTGCTGCTTCCAATGCACGGGAAGATCTGGCAATGCTATTAACTTAAGATGGAAAGAAGTCAAGCAACGATATTCAAGCCTGAGAGGTATCTTCATGTGTAGAGTACAGCAACATGATGCTACCTCTGAGGAAAATGAAGAAAATATCTCAAAAGCTACTTTGATATGGAGGGCAATCAAATTACCAATATACTCTGTAGCTCTAGTTCCTCTAACTGTAAGTTTTGAAGTTATCAACTGTGTTAGAGGCTTCTTTTGAGTTTTAACTTTTTCAACTAGATATGTTGTTTGAATTTTGAATGGCATAGTTTGAAGGTAGAACCTAACTAGTTTCTTGTGTTTACTGAGATGTAAATGCAAGAAATCATTGAGAGTGGCAGAGTGCTAGTCTTGTGAAACCAAATTATACAAATGCTACCTGGGCTACTTGTTAATGATGTTGGCTTAAATTTCCTAGCAAGAAAGATTTGGTGGATTTTTATAATTTGAAAAGTTTCATTTGCAGATAGATATGAGGCAGAATCTCCATAGTGAATAAACTAAATAAGTTGCTAGGCCTATAACTGCAACTTCATAAGAATCATCTAAAGAAGGCATTATTGATGATGATCACTAGATAGACGAAAAATTTATGTATTTCATTGGAAGAGCACGACCATGTTGCTCAAAAGATTGGCACGAAAACGATGACAACTTGGAGGATGTCATCGCTAGGTGCTTTTTGGCTTTATTTGGAAAGAATGAATTAGGAGATTGTTCCATAAAATCGAGAGTAATGTTAGGCTTATTAAATATTCACTTCTATTCCTTTATCTTTAGTTTAAAGAGGGGATTCCAATTTATATAATATCTTAGAAGCTTGATTGTGAGTTTAGTTGAGCAACAAATCCATATTGTTCTTACTTTTTTGGAGCCCATCTAGGTTTGGTGTTAGTGGTTTTCACTTGATCTATCTAAAGAGATTTTCCAAATTGATAcctttggtattgttgttttgcTGAGTAACTATAGTAAAAATGTCTGTACTTATAATGAACAGCTTTTGCAATTTCATTTTTCTAAAATCtcgctgttttttttttttggctgttcATGGATAGGTGGGGAGTGCAGCTGCTTATTTGCAGACAGGCCTCTTTTCTGCTAGGCGTTATTTTATACTGTTGGCATCTTCAGTTTTTATCATCACTTGGCTTAACTTAAGGTGTGGGCTTTACTGTCATTGAGAATTCTATTTACTACTTGATCTTGGTGGTAAGGTGGAAATACTTTGATGTGCATTCACCATCTAGTCAACGCTCATCTAGCCCAAGAAGCACTTGATTGAATGACATGTAGATATAATCAGATCCTCTTCAATCAACATGTTAACAAGAGCGCTCATGAAGTCCTTTTAGGTTCTTGTTGTTGCAACAATTAACGAAGTAAGGATAGGGATAGTACTTTTAGCTTAGAGGGGTTAGTTCTTGAAATCTTTTTTGTCTTCTCTAGTCCTCTGCTTTTCTTTTCCCCTTTTCTTCTCATTTACTTTCATTACATTTTGGTTTCTCTTCTACCCTTATGTGTAATTCCACATTATGTTGGCAAGAATTGTATATTTTGAGATTGTTTCTAAATATGAGAGAGATGTAAGGTGTATCTCTGTTTCATTAAAGATAGTCTAGCTAACTTGATTGATGACAATGGTTGAGTGACAAACCTACTTTTCTTTATAACCATGGATTCCGGGTAACTTgagcgcacctcgactaattccatgaGGTACCTGCTATCTCCCACCAGCACAAGCACTGAGTAACTCTTTCCACTAAGGCTTTGACATATGGGAAGAAGTCACCTATTGTTTTTCCTGTGTTGGGATTTGAACGTGAGACCTTAcggttctcaacccacttcattaacCAGGCCACACCCCTGACACTATCTTGGTGCACTATAGTAGGATAGTTCTGACTTATTTTAAAAGGATCGTATTTCATAATAATGCATGTGGCCTTACTTTTTATGGTTATGTTACTCTTAAGGACTATAATGCCATTGTTAAACATCTCGCACTCTATATCAATATCTCTGTAATATGGGCAGCAACGACGTTTATGATTTTGACACAGGAGCGGATAAGGACAAGAAAGAGTCAGTCGTGAACATTGTTGGCAGGTAAAAATTCCTACCGCTACCATGACAATTGCATTACTTCTTTATTTTGTTTCTATTCTCTTTTTGATCTTACTTCAGTTGAATAGGATGATGTATTTTAATCTTCTGAAAGCAAGTATATGGATGTGTAGATTGAGCTCTTATCCTTGAAATCATTGTCCGTGGAATACATGAAGGCAACAGGATAACTTATATATTAACTAAACTTCAATCAGAGTTGTCTAACCGGTATCCTAGTTATTAGATTTGTAGGTCTGACTACAAGGACAACAAACCATTTTACTAGATAAGTCCATAACATCTCTCAAGTATGTCCTAGAGTCTGCTCTTTTGCTGATGAAAAGTATGTATCAACTAAAATAGTAcctttctccaaaaaaaaaaaaagtatgtatCAACTAAAGTCAATCTTTCTCAGACTGCTTCCATATTTCAGTTCGTGAATACGAAGTTCCTGTGATTTATATAAGGTTGCCTTTAGAATGTCGTCATGATATGGCCTTATATTTATTGTTTGGAATGACAGTTTTAAGGTTGACTCACTTTGCTTTGTGATTTTGGTGTAAGCCGCACGGGAACATTCATTGCTGCTTACTTGTTGCTTGCCCTTGGTTTCTTGGGGCTTACTTATACATCTGTGGAGACTGCAAATCTACGTGCTATATTACTATTAGCTTCTGCAATCACTTGTGGTTACATATACCAggtaattcaaataatttagtcCGGTGGCATCTTCTATATTTCTGATCTTGCAGATATTACTCCGTCAAGCAACTTTTTTAATCTGGTTAGCATAGAAAATTCAATATTTTAATGGTTCAATTGTTAATTGTCTCTCTTTCCTCTCAGTTATACCGTGTGTATCATGATGTAAATAACTGGATCCCATTGCTTCTAATAAATTGTCTTGTAGTGCCCGCCATTTCGGTTCAGTTACCAAGGTCTGGGAGAACCCTTGTGCTTTGCTGCATTTGGTCCTTTTGCTACGACCGCCTTTTATTTGCTTCAAAGCAGCACCAGGTTTGTTTTATTATTAATACCCATATAATGTAGGTGTTTACGCGTAACTGAATCTGGTCTAATGTGCATTTCAGTGAGCTCCCTATCACTTGTACAATTCTTTCAGCATCagcgcttgttggtttcacaacATCACTTATCCTGTTTTGTAGTCATTTCCACCAGGTAACAAGGTCTCCTTACCTTACCGGAAAGAATTTGTTAACCATGGGTGTTTACCCGGACTTACAACTCATTCATCTGATGCAAAACTTCAGATAGAAGGGGATAAGGCTGTGGGAAAATTTTCTCCGCTGGTAAGTACACCTAGGTCAGACAACACAAGTTCAAGCAGAAATGGAAGAACTAGTTGTCAATTGTACTTTTGCCTCTGAGTTCAGGTTAGGCTTGGTACTCAAGCTGGTTCCAGAGCTGTAAAAGTGGGTGTCGCAACACTCTATTCAGGGATGCTTCTTCTCGGTTTCACTCAAACACTTCCATTTACATGCATCGTAAGTCTTTATCTGGTTTCTTGATGTCATTATGTTAATTTCTCTCTCATTTTCTGTTTATTTGCGACTTTCTGTTTATTTGCGACTTACTTGTTTTGGGAAGCTTTATTCATTTGGTTTTAACCAGAACCAATTTCCTGAACCCTGTAGTCACACTAAAGAAGTCTACTAAATTGTGAGAGACCTCTTGTTGACTTTGTGTCAGCAATTTTAATGTTATATTTTTTAACCTTCAAATTCTGAATACTTAGATGTGTTCCACTATCTAATCCAGTATCATTCTCATCCAGATTCTTTGTGCTTTAACAATTCCAGTTGGAAAACTGGTTGTTAGCTATGTGGAGAAGAACCATGAGGTGAGTGAAGATTTTGTTTTATTATTCCACAAAAATCTTGTCTTGGTCATTGTTGAGTAACGTAGGAAAATTAGAAAGTGCAAATGTATATCCTCTGATGTTATCTACTTTGCTCTCTTTTTGGGTAATCACTGTTTATTTGAGTCATGATGCTAAACTTCAATTTATAGGACAAAGCAAAGATCTTTATGGCAAAGTATTACTGTGTGAGACTTCATGTTTTATTTGGAGTGGCTTTGGCTGCTGGCTTGGTAGCAGCTAAAATGGTTGCTAGATATCCTGTTTCAAAGCCAATATTCTGATTAGCCATTACTTCCAGAATCATAGAATTCATCAGGTGAGGTTTTTCGCAGTCATCTTTGAGAGAATACATTTATTTACTTTAACAGAGTGAAGTATGAGTCCAGCATTTACGTAAGAACAGCATTTACGTAAGAACAACTTTTTTCTGATTTAGTGACTGCATCTGATCCTCAGGGACTACCTGGCACTAATACACATTGTGGTTGAGAGTCCTAAAAGCATCAAGGAGCAGATTGTTACTCAGGCTCTTTCGAATGCAAAGTACAAAATGGACCTTCCACAGAGGGAAATGGATTAAAGCAGCAAAGTTCATGGCAATAAGCTACACTATGTTCTCCGTTCAATGGACAACTGGAACATTCAAACTGCCCATAGTTCAATAAATTTCCATTTTTTGGGGTATTAGGCTTAAGCACTGTACTTATGGACAATTGTTCCTCCATATTTTGTCGTATGTTTGCCCTCATACAGTAAGATGTTACGTCCTGGTTGCTTAGTGGTGACTGATTTTGCTAAATTTCTACTTGTAAACTATGTTTTTATACCTATCCTCCTGCATACATGTACATAAATCAGTCAGTTAAATGAGTGAGAGAaagggatggctcagtggttaagcacctccacccacgaccggtaggtcctgggttcgagtcacactggaggggaagtgtggaaacactataaatcctcctaaaatgggaggggaaaaaaaaaaaaaaaaagagtgagagAAAGGGCATATCCACCATATACTCGTACCAGAAATGTTATGAAATCTCAAACAATTGTATGGCTACACCACCACACACACCAACAaacccagtgtgatcccacaagtggggtctggaagAGGAGGATGCACGCAGACCTTACCTATACCTctgtggggtagagaggctgcTTCCGGTAGACCTTCCGCTCAGAAAAAGTACAAGTACAAATGAAAAAGAATTTTCTCATACAGTTTTGACTTAGCCAAACTTTGCTTCCAAGTTTCAACAGCCATACTTTGCTTCCAAGTTTCAACCTTTGAATGCAtgataaagaaaattctattttgATTTAAATGAGTGATCCACATTTATTGGATTAGATAACCTGAGCACCAAGAAGGTGTGTTTATTTGCTTGGCTTCGCAGCTCGGGTCCAGTGCTGACAGCCGAGAACATGAGAACTCGAAGGATCACATATATCAGTTGTCACCTGGTGCTTCATGTGCAAATGCACAGTTGAGAATGTGGGTTACTTCCTGTTACATTGCAAAGTAGCAACACAACTTTGGCGAGACTGTTGAATTGGTTCGCAAAGCAGCGGACGATGCCAGGTACAATAAAAAAAGTTACACAGCTAGGCCTTGGGGAAAAGGAGAAGAGATATACGggtataaattaaaaagaaataataaaataatgttATGAATGTCATATGCTCCTCCCAAAAATGTTATGAGATCCCAAACACTTGTATGGCTATAAATTAAAAAGAACTTGCTCATACAGTTTTCATTTAGCTTTCCAAGTTCCAGCCTTTGAATGCACGATACAGAAGACAATTCTATTTGAATTTGAATGTGGCCCCACATTTATTGGTTTAGACACCTTGAGCACCAAGAAAGGTGTGTTTTATTTGCTTGGTTTGGCAAGCGGGTTCAATGCTGACAGCGGAGAACATGAGAATGCAAAGGATCACATATGTCAGCTGTCACCTGGTGCTTCATGTGCTATGCACGGTTGAGAATGTGGACTACTTCCTGTTACATTGCAAAGTGGCAACATGGCTGTGGTGAGATTGCTGAATTGGTTCACAATACAGTGGATGATGCCAGGCACAATGAAGAAAGTTACACATCTAGGCCtgggaaaaaaaaagagagatgaGGGCTATAAATTAAAAACAAATCTTATGAAATGTCATATACTCCTCCCAGAAATGTTATGAAAATCCCAACTATAGTATGCATATAATTTAATAACAATTTGCTACAGTTTTCACTCAGCCAAACTTCTGCTTCCAAGTTCCAATCTTTGAATGCATGATACAGAA
The sequence above is a segment of the Lycium barbarum isolate Lr01 chromosome 6, ASM1917538v2, whole genome shotgun sequence genome. Coding sequences within it:
- the LOC132598810 gene encoding 2-carboxy-1,4-naphthoquinone phytyltransferase, chloroplastic → MALAATFNGPILVSAFNINIHLPTSSRNFIFRTCSLPSNITRSSLCCFQCTGRSGNAINLRWKEVKQRYSSLRGIFMCRVQQHDATSEENEENISKATLIWRAIKLPIYSVALVPLTVGSAAAYLQTGLFSARRYFILLASSVFIITWLNLSNDVYDFDTGADKDKKESVVNIVGSRTGTFIAAYLLLALGFLGLTYTSVETANLRAILLLASAITCGYIYQCPPFRFSYQGLGEPLCFAAFGPFATTAFYLLQSSTSELPITCTILSASALVGFTTSLILFCSHFHQIEGDKAVGKFSPLVRLGTQAGSRAVKVGVATLYSGMLLLGFTQTLPFTCIILCALTIPVGKLVVSYVEKNHEDKAKIFMAKYYCVRLHVLFGVALAAGLVAAKMVARYPVSKPIF